The genomic region ATCATTAGTAGAGTATTTGGGCAAGTAGCAGAACTCAGATAGTGCGGATTTGTAATCCTTGTATAAATAAAGCAAAAAACCTAACCGTAACGGTTAGGTTTTTTGTTTTATAAATGGCCGCTTACTCTATAAAAACATGTAAATTAGCCGTGCTACAAACGTTACGAGCTATCCAATCATTTGGGTAACGTATTGGTGGTGATCAACGATAAAAAGATCCCGGAGTTTGAAAAAACAGACATGCCAGAAACCGGTTTAGTAGCTTTTAATGCCGACGTTCTTAGTTATTCGGATTATTATCCTTTTGGAATGCTCCAGGATGCAAGACATGGTTCTAAAGCAAATTATCGTTATGGGTTTAATGGAATGGAGAAAGATGATGAGTTAAAAGGTGAGGGGAATAGTTATGATTTTGGAGCTAGGATGTATGATTCGAGAGTGGGAAGGTGGTTTGCTGTTGATCCACTAGCTCATAATTTTCCATTTGAATCACAGTATGGATTCACAAGTCAAAATCCTATTATTTATAATGATCCTGATGGGAAAAACAAGTATCTTACCATAAATATACTTGATGAAAATACTGGTATAAGAACAGAAATTAAAATTGTTATAGATACGGAGACTTTGCAAAAAGTAAGACGTGATGTAGGTCCTAAAGGGCATGCTGAATATGTTTATGATTGGCATGATATAAATATTATTCATAATGTTATAAGAAAAAAAGATGGTTCATTTGAAATGGATGGCAATGCTAAAAAAGTCTTAGGGGATAAAAAAACGACTACGCCATTTGACTGGGGAGAATCATACGCTAATACACAAGCACAAGTTTTCTCGCTTATGGAAGAGAAACCATCAAAATGGTCTGGAGGAATAGCGTGGTATTCAAAAAATGGACAAGGAGAAGAGGTTAGGATTGGAAAAAAAGAAAATGTTCAATTTGAAGAAGGAGATGGTTTGATATCACTTATTAAAGGCGGAAGAAATATAGGTTTTAATGGGCCAAAATCTTTGGAGAAAGTATTGGATAATGCAACTTTGGATAAAATTCATAAAGTAGCGAAAAAAATAGCTGAAGGTATGAAGCTCGGAATGACAATAGCTAAAACATCAGAAAAGATTCAGAAGAAAAACGATAAAATTTTACAAAAAAAACGTGAATTTGGCGCTCAAAATGCAAAACATGAATCATCTAATGACGCATTTAGATTGTCAGAACCAGATAGTGTGACTAGAACCTACTATAATAAAGACGGTGATCAGATGAATTC from Flavobacterium sp. WV_118_3 harbors:
- a CDS encoding RHS repeat-associated core domain-containing protein, with amino-acid sequence MINDKKIPEFEKTDMPETGLVAFNADVLSYSDYYPFGMLQDARHGSKANYRYGFNGMEKDDELKGEGNSYDFGARMYDSRVGRWFAVDPLAHNFPFESQYGFTSQNPIIYNDPDGKNKYLTINILDENTGIRTEIKIVIDTETLQKVRRDVGPKGHAEYVYDWHDINIIHNVIRKKDGSFEMDGNAKKVLGDKKTTTPFDWGESYANTQAQVFSLMEEKPSKWSGGIAWYSKNGQGEEVRIGKKENVQFEEGDGLISLIKGGRNIGFNGPKSLEKVLDNATLDKIHKVAKKIAEGMKLGMTIAKTSEKIQKKNDKILQKKREFGAQNAKHESSNDAFRLSEPDSVTRTYYNKDGDQMNSERIKNPIRE